A genomic segment from Microbacterium sp. SORGH_AS_0428 encodes:
- a CDS encoding nitroreductase/quinone reductase family protein, translating into MTSYNDHVIAEFRRNGGRVENFGDALILLHHIGARSGLERIAPLMALPDGADAWLIAASKAGAEDNPAWFHNLRAHPDVTIETPAGEVQVTARVLGPSERDAAWQRFLAASPGFGDYERRTTRTIPVVRLERR; encoded by the coding sequence ATGACCTCGTACAACGATCACGTGATCGCGGAGTTCCGGCGAAACGGCGGCCGGGTGGAGAACTTCGGCGACGCGCTGATCCTGCTGCACCACATCGGCGCCCGCAGCGGCCTCGAGCGCATCGCCCCGCTCATGGCCCTCCCGGACGGAGCCGATGCCTGGCTGATCGCCGCCTCGAAGGCGGGGGCGGAGGACAACCCCGCCTGGTTCCACAACCTCCGCGCCCATCCCGACGTGACGATCGAGACGCCGGCGGGCGAGGTCCAGGTCACGGCTCGGGTGCTGGGTCCGTCCGAACGGGATGCGGCGTGGCAGCGCTTCCTCGCCGCCAGCCCCGGTTTCGGCGACTACGAGCGACGCACGACGCGCACCATCCCCGTGGTCCGTCTGGAACGCCGATGA
- a CDS encoding MarR family transcriptional regulator, with protein sequence MSDDRRDDEVDLLIDAWGRRLPEVDLTPLDVMSRLRRAAIRLDRLRAAAFATAGLASWEFDVLAALRRADPPHRLSPAQLIERTMITSATMSHRLANLSTRGLVVRKRNPSDGRSVYILLTEEGIRVVDAAMTELVRREAEVLAGSDRADIAALTRALRPLMGPERG encoded by the coding sequence GTGAGCGATGACCGTCGAGACGACGAGGTCGATCTGCTGATCGACGCGTGGGGCAGACGCCTGCCCGAGGTCGACCTCACTCCGCTCGATGTGATGTCGCGGCTGCGTCGTGCGGCCATCCGGCTGGACCGGCTGCGTGCGGCCGCGTTCGCGACGGCGGGTCTGGCCTCGTGGGAGTTCGACGTGCTCGCGGCGCTGCGCCGGGCCGATCCTCCGCACCGGCTGAGCCCCGCGCAGCTGATCGAACGGACGATGATCACGAGCGCGACGATGTCGCACCGGCTGGCGAACCTCTCGACGCGAGGGCTCGTGGTGCGAAAGCGCAACCCCTCCGACGGGCGCAGCGTCTACATCCTGCTGACCGAGGAGGGCATCAGAGTGGTGGATGCGGCCATGACGGAGCTGGTGCGGCGGGAGGCGGAGGTGCTGGCGGGGTCGGATCGCGCCGACATCGCGGCGCTGACGCGGGCCCTGCGCCCGCTCATGGGCCCCGAACGCGGGTGA
- a CDS encoding YfcE family phosphodiesterase: MTTRLLLISDTHIPARRRTLPDAVRRLADDADLIVHAGDWVVAGVLDDLARHGELVGVYGNNDGADLRARLPLVAHRRIEDVRMSVVHETGDARSRERRMDAAYPETDLLVFGHSHIPWDTVTPAGMRLLNPGSPTDRRRQPAHTCMRVTIDGDRIDATLVAL, translated from the coding sequence GTGACGACGCGGCTGCTGCTGATCTCCGACACCCACATCCCGGCGCGTCGACGCACCCTCCCGGATGCGGTGCGTCGGCTCGCGGACGACGCCGATCTCATCGTGCACGCCGGCGACTGGGTCGTCGCGGGGGTGCTGGACGACCTCGCTCGGCACGGCGAGCTCGTCGGCGTCTACGGCAACAACGACGGCGCCGACCTCCGCGCCCGGCTCCCGCTGGTCGCGCACCGTCGGATCGAGGACGTGCGCATGAGCGTCGTGCACGAGACGGGCGACGCGCGCTCGAGGGAACGTCGGATGGATGCGGCGTACCCCGAGACGGATCTTCTCGTGTTCGGACACAGCCACATCCCGTGGGACACCGTCACGCCCGCGGGGATGCGCCTGCTGAATCCCGGCTCGCCGACCGACCGCCGCCGTCAGCCCGCCCACACCTGCATGAGGGTCACGATCGACGGCGACCGGATCGACGCGACGCTCGTCGCGCTCTGA
- a CDS encoding Asp23/Gls24 family envelope stress response protein, whose protein sequence is MTASNASPDVLDCGRTIQELSEYLEAGRSPRDAEIEQCPECLNALESLSRVGDLSRDLFAADAASLPEPSAGWFGGILDQVAAELRSGRDLPVRHPDPRVRITVAEGAVRTLLRSAADELDGVFIGRTRIIGDVEELGAPVTIDITASIAWDLDAHAVADDVRRRVAEVVERHTDLEVAAIDVTIEDIHAPQRRKDAS, encoded by the coding sequence ATGACCGCCTCGAACGCCTCACCCGACGTCCTCGACTGCGGGCGCACGATCCAGGAGCTGAGCGAGTACCTGGAAGCGGGACGTTCGCCGCGCGACGCCGAGATCGAGCAGTGCCCGGAGTGCCTGAACGCCCTCGAGTCCCTCTCCCGCGTCGGAGACCTCTCCCGCGATCTGTTCGCCGCCGATGCGGCCTCGCTTCCCGAGCCGTCGGCGGGGTGGTTCGGCGGCATCCTCGACCAGGTCGCGGCAGAGCTGCGGTCCGGCCGCGATCTGCCGGTGCGCCATCCCGACCCGAGAGTGCGGATCACCGTCGCCGAAGGCGCGGTGCGTACCCTCCTGCGCTCGGCCGCCGACGAGCTGGACGGGGTGTTCATCGGGCGCACGCGCATCATCGGAGATGTCGAGGAGCTCGGCGCCCCGGTGACGATCGACATCACCGCATCCATCGCCTGGGATCTCGACGCGCACGCCGTGGCGGACGACGTCCGCCGCCGGGTCGCCGAGGTCGTCGAGCGGCACACCGATCTCGAGGTCGCAGCGATCGACGTCACGATCGAGGACATCCACGCCCCCCAGCGGCGAAAGGACGCGTCATGA
- a CDS encoding NUDIX domain-containing protein, translated as MTGQPGVDVPDARGRTGLDRVGRDLDGNPRVRVREVRVLTSNWFVTRTTTFDFQHSDGTWTTEHRETYDRGDGACILLYDAEARTVLLTRQFRYPVYVNRHPDGMLIEAAAGLLDDDAPEAAIRREAEEETGRPVGDVEHVFDVYMSPGSVTERLHFFAAPYRRGDVVSGARAGLADEGEDIEVLELDVDDALARIGIDIVDAKTIMLLQWAALRGPFSAARA; from the coding sequence ATGACGGGTCAGCCCGGAGTCGACGTCCCCGATGCGCGTGGACGCACGGGCCTCGATCGCGTAGGGCGCGATCTGGACGGCAACCCCCGGGTGAGGGTGCGCGAGGTCCGCGTGCTCACCTCGAACTGGTTCGTGACGCGTACCACGACCTTCGACTTCCAGCACTCGGACGGCACCTGGACCACCGAGCACCGCGAGACGTACGACCGCGGCGACGGAGCGTGCATCCTGCTCTACGACGCCGAGGCGCGCACCGTGCTGCTGACCCGTCAGTTCCGCTACCCGGTCTACGTCAACCGGCATCCCGACGGCATGCTGATCGAGGCAGCCGCGGGACTTCTCGACGACGATGCTCCCGAAGCCGCCATCCGGCGCGAGGCAGAGGAGGAGACCGGGCGCCCGGTCGGCGACGTGGAGCACGTCTTCGACGTGTACATGAGCCCCGGCTCGGTGACCGAACGGCTGCACTTCTTCGCCGCGCCCTACCGCCGCGGCGACGTCGTATCGGGGGCGCGAGCGGGACTCGCCGACGAGGGCGAAGACATCGAGGTGCTCGAGCTCGACGTCGACGACGCGCTCGCGCGCATCGGCATCGACATCGTCGACGCCAAGACGATCATGCTGCTGCAGTGGGCGGCGCTGCGCGGACCCTTCTCGGCGGCCCGCGCGTGA